CTCCATCTGATCTGAGAAAAAAAACCTCCTCCCTCAATCAGTTCGATCGCAACGACCATACGTGCGACTTCGTCGGCCGCCGCAGTCTAGCAGAAGGCAGAACGCACCGGTGATTTAATGGGCACAGGGGCAGGAAGACGGTAATCGACAGCGACTCCTCCTAGCCATTCAAACCCGCTGATTAGGCGAGGTGAGTTAAAGGTTGTATAGATTTGGGAAATTTAACCAGTGGTCATGCACACGCAAAATTTATGGTATGGGATGAGAATTCACTCCTCGTATTTTAGATCTTTAACTGTATTGGTTTATAATCTATAGGGATATAGGAATTTGGGgattccatcattccgttcattgAAGAAAAATCCATCTCCACTCCCCATAGGTATTGTTTCTTCTAGACTCCTCCAACCTAACCATTGTCAGTTAGTTCAATCATTCCAGATCATCAAATTTTAATCTTAAGTTATTAAATTTCATATATGAGAATTTTTTGGATTCCTAGAGCAAGTATTGTTTATTCAGCAATTAGCTGACGTATTTAATTCCAGATTTTTATTGAGATTATGTTTATGGACAATGCGGCATAGGTCATTTGACTTTGTATTGATTTGTGGTTCTCTAATTTAGTGCTTATAGTTGCAAAATATGCATCCAAATGCCCGATTGCGGTTCGCCGTATTTTTAGTTAGCTTGCGGTCCGCCCCGACTCCTAATTTTTCTTGGCTCCGCCACTGCCCGCTGGCCCAGTGGCCCATGGATGCCGTGACAGGGCGGTGACGCTAGGCTGCGCCGCAAAACCACTAGCCGCGCCGCACCGGACCGGAGGCTAAACCCACTAGGTGGCTTCACGTGCTCGCGACGCAGGATTTTGTGGACGTAGTAGTAAGTGGTTTGTTTCTCACTAGCCCGCTACGGTATAGCCTCAGCAGCTTTGCATTTTTCTGTGAATACGCatccctcccccccaaaaaaatgtGCCTATGCTCAAACATACCGCAAGGTCTGACTTGTGCCCAGACTGTGATCTTGGAGTGCATACAAGTACACATATATGCGCATTAGTGTTTGCCCTTACGCCGGCCTGCCACTGCATATGAGGGCCAAAGCAACAACACGCAAAACGTATATCACACAGGCGCGTATACACAATGCCGCCAAAAAGACGGCACCTAAGTACACACTACTACAACAGACTGATGAAGAACACGGATCAGCCAGGATAACTATGTGCAGGATGCAGTGACATGACAACAGAGGATTGCACTCAAAAGCATACATAAATTCAACGACTTTTTTTTCAAAAAGACTACCTGCCCAGCGAAAATAACAAAAAAGACCATCTTTAGATAAAATTGACAAAAGAGACCACCCCAgccgtggcggcaggcgcgccagccgacgcgtggcacctgccgccacgccggcaggcggcagcaccTGCCGCCACATGCCCAGCGGGCAGCAGCCGCGTAACAGGCAGCCAGCGCGCAAGACGGAACGGGGGGATTGCATGTCCTGCTTGTCGCCTAGTGGCGTGGCGGCAACACTGTTTGCATGCTGTTTCGTTTAGTCTATGTTTTGTTTCCCTGCGTTTTGTTTTGTCTGCATTTCGTTTCATCTGACGAATAATGCCACAAATTCGTATACCCTGTTGTTGATTCCTTGACATGCAGCATATTGTTTTTATAAATAATAATTGTTTATTTACAAATAATAATACGAGCCTCCGTCACGGGCCTCATCGTCGGCCCCCTCGCACCGGGCGATTCACCGGTGGACCTTTACCGTCGCGGGTctcatcatcggcctcctcgcGGCGGCCTCATCACCCTGCGGACCTGCTCCGCCGCGGGCCTCATTGTCGGCCTCCTCGCGTTGGCCTCATCGCCCGACAGACCTTCGCCCCcgcaggcctcatcgtcgtcctcctcgcgcagaCATCATCGCCCGACGGACCTGCTCCGTCGCGAGCATCATATCAAAAACAGTGTGCTGCATGTCAAGGAATCAACAACAGGGTATACGAATTTGTGGCATTATTTGTCAGACGAAACAAAACGCAGACAAAACAAAACGTAGACGAAACGAAACGTAGCAGCATGCAAACGGTGCATGCAAACAGTGTTGCCGCCACGCCGCTAGGCGGCAAGCAGCACATGCAATCTCCCGTTCCGTCTTGGGCGCTGGCTGCCTGTTACACGGCTGCTGCCGCCTGGGCATGTGGCGGCAcatgctgccgcctgccggcgtggCGGCAGATGCCACGCGTCGGCTGGCGCGCCTGCCGCCACTGCTGGGGTGGTCTCTTTTGTCAATTTCATTTGAAGGTAGTCTTTTTTGCAATTTTTGTTGCGCAGGTAGTCTGTTTGGACAAAAAGTCAAATTCAACATGGATGCTGCATGCCAGACAGCCAATTCACACCCAGGGTACAACTAGCAAGCTCAATTCATTTATGCATAGGGCAGGGTGTTCCAGAACATTGTTACACCCAAATGTAATAATGTTCAGCACATATATTAAACGAATGTTTAACTAGAAAGTATCAATACATAAGAAATGAACAAAAAACAGTCGGTTCAATAGGAAATAACACAGAGACATAagacatttttttcctttttttcaactttttttgcTTGGGAAAGGGTCCAGAGGGATGAGTACAGATAAATAGGATGCTATACAGTCGGGGCTTGCATTGACAAAGCGCATACGCGCTAGAATATCATGTCCGAAAACCGGACCTCCTTTTGGTCAAGTTGGAAACCAGTCCTCAGTGAAGCAACCACCAATACAACAGAAAAGCTGCAACTTATTTCGAGTCCGAGTAAGCCCCTTTCAGATGACTAACGAAAACTGCTTGTTATGGCAGACTGATCATCGATTGACAAAGGACAACCATCTCCAAGCATCCGCATCGCAGTTTATCGAGTTTGGACTCCGGAtccctttcccctttttttctttccttttttccctttttatgTTCTTTTCCTGTTTAGCCTTTTTACAAAGCAGCATTTTGGAGCAACCATCTTGTTGTCAGCTTATTGGCCCTATTGTTCTCATTTAAACATGCTGGACAACTGGAAGACACCAATTGGTTCTCACTATGATCAAATATAACATAATATCTCCTATGTGGCTGGTGGAAGCACCTGCTCAGCTGAAGCCAATGCCACACTCATGTCGGGTTTTGCACCTGCATTTGACTCCGTGCCTGAAGGCTCACGTTTCCACTGAAAACTTCTGGCACCTGCTTTCATCGGAGTACGCCCTCTAAATGAGCTACCAGGGAGAACACCCCTTGGGTATGCCATCCTACCCCTAGCATATGATGATCGACCACTACCAGGCCAACCATAAAAGTGAGCAGCTTCATGGGAGCTTCGTCTCACGACCTACGATATAGAAAAAATGGCATGAGTATCATTATACAGTGCACTCAGTACTCAGAGGCTTTCGCAATGTGTTTGAAGGCAACCCAAAAGTCTAACCAACAAAATAACAGTGATAACATGCTAACCCTCATGCCACGAGATCTACAGAACGTCATAGTTACAAGGATTATGTTGTATGTTCCGCTTCTACTTGAGTGCCAAAATTACAAGTATATGACATGTTCAAAAGAAGGTAGCAATCATACCTTTAGAATGCGCGTCATAAATGATGTGCCATTCAATGACAGAGCTCTTTCAGCCGACTCTGTGTGTAAAAACTCTACATAGGCAGACCTGTGTCAGAAAAAAAACATTCAGCAATGTCTTTCAAGAAATAGAACTTTAGAGTGAAGTGGCTAGCTTATTTTACTTTCAACTTGCTATTATCTTCAACTTAGATCCATGAACTTAAACATTCATCTTTAAGATCCTTAAACTTCTTAACCCAGCTCCAGTCATAGCAATTCAAATGGGCATATACAATATACTTTTCAAACACTTAACATAAGCTACAACCTAACCGGTGGGTTCCAAATTGCACGCAAATAATCAAAACTCAAGAAAAGTACGACAGACTATGATGCGACTTGTTCTTTCCTCAGTGACAGTAACTTGCAATAATATTGCCAATGAAGATGTTTGAGGCATCTATTGCTACCACCTACTAAATGCTACTCGCTCCAATCCAAAATAAGTGCTGTGGTTTTAGTTGAGTATCAGACTGGTCTTTTAATTCAGATACCAAATCTACTGACAATTTTACTTCCAATTTCTTTGCGGTATCCTCCTTTTGTGTACACTTGGATGTATACTTCATGCTTCTGTTTGTCTTAGTACTGGTTTCAGTCTCAAGTAGTGAATCAAACATCCACATAAGTCTTGAGACATTTTGATCCTAAATTAGCAGGAGAAGCAAATTAGCACCTAATGAGTGCTTCAAACTAGATATGCCAACATGAACTTCCACTTCACTTCTCCACAGCCACCATGCAATTTTATCTCATGTAATGTGATGCAAGTAACAAATAACTAATAGAAACATTTAAAAAAATCTAATCGCTGAAACAATTATCATAAAAACAAACTAACCCTGTTGGCTGCCCAGTTGCTGCATTAGTAACAATGACTACTTTCAGCACTGCACCAAACTTGTTGAAATGGCGAGACAGTGAGTCCTTGGTGGCAGCAAAGTGAACCTTCAAACAAAATTGGCAGGTGAATAGAAGAGTCTAAAGACATATCACATAcaatagaaagggagatgagagaAGGATACTTACATTGCTAACATAGAGGGTCCTTGAATCCGCATCTTCTGTGGGATGGGCAGTGCTATATGAACTAGAAACTGCAAGGAAGGCAATATTTGTTACATTAAATAATAAGTGGTATCCTGTAAAATGTGAAGCATCTTGCTTTGCATATTTCTTTGATGTATTACAAAAAGAATATTACAAACACTAATTTCGTTACATACCAGATGTTGCAGAGCGCTGTGAATCCTTTTGGACTTCTCCATGACCTAATTCCTGAACAATTTTTACAGTCAGAACACATCTACCACTGGATTCCTAATTCCTAAATAAGCTATAAACATTTGCCAATGACCAAAAGAACAGAAAAAGTAATCAACACCCTCAGAAAGAAACAGACTGTGGATCTTCCTTTTTATTAAAAGAAATATTCCATTGGAAAGTACGTGCCTATGCCTTAAATTCAAGCAATAGTGGTATAATAATAGCTTTAGCTTTTCATTCAAGTTCCCGTTAGTCACATGGAGATCAAAGCTGACTAAAGTAACTCTGCAAAACAAGTAAGCTGACCCGTTTAATCCAGTAGACGCATCTACCAGCAAGTTGTTGAAATAATATGTTTTGTTTTCACATGATGACCCAGTGTTCCTACTGATATTCCATTCAACCCAAAATGGtaaacgagtacagctcatcactaCCAtgtataggggggggggggggggggcagccccagtgcatgtagctcccgcttgcgcagggtctggggaagggtccgaccactttgggtctattgtacgcagcctttccctacatttctgtaagaggctgtttccaggacttgaacccgtgacctcatggtcacaaggcagcagctttaccactgcgccaaggctccccttcactaCCATGTATAGGGCCAACAGAAAAATAATGTCTGTGCTAGGATATGTGGGAAATATTAAAAAGTTTACGCTTGTTCAAACCTAAAACATAGAAACATAGATTAttaacacggtctgagttatggtTCTTTCATAACTTATAATCAGAACAGGCACTTGCAAATGCTAAAGATGGTGCAATTTATCATAAAAATTTGCTTGCTGCATGTATGAGGTAACTTACTTTGACATTAATAGCTGGAGGGCCAACATTAGCATTCATGGGTGTGATGTCCGGCTTCTCCACAACATGAACATCTTTTGGTGTTCCAAAATTTGGAGGTTCCACAGAAATGGGGTTAACTGGAGCAGCAACAGTTTTGCTTGCTCTTATTGGTGCCGAAGAAACAGGTTGCTCCTCATAAGTCAAACTTGAATGCTTTGTTTTATTGGTCTCAGGTTCAGCACTGCATTTTGTCAATGTATATTTCTTCTCCACAACATGTGAATCCGAACTTTGGTATCTAGTCATTTCATCATCTATGTCCGCATCCTCATCAGAGGTAGTATCAACATTCATTTCATCTTCCCCGTCTGCTATCTCCAGGTCTCCAGATATCTGCTCGTCATTATCATGCTGATCAGAGTCGTGATCATCTATTGTTGTAGCTGGTTCAAAATCATCATAGCCTCTCTTCTCTTCACGAGAACGAGATGGTTGATTCACAGCATTCCCTTGACCCAATCTACTGAACACACTTCCAGTAGATCTTGCTTTGGAAGAGTCTGCAGCAGCCTCTGCAGCAGCTCTAAGAGCTAAAGCGGCTCCAGGTACTTGTAgaatttgcctttttctttctactCTTTTATCATTCGTTTTGTCTGCAGATCTTTCTGATCTCCTGTCATGCAGGCTGTCTGTAGCTCTCTCTGATCTCCTGTCATGTAGGCTGTCTGTAGATCTTTCTGACATTTTACCATGCTGGTTGTCTGTGGGTACCGTGGAAACAACAGAGCGTAGGCGCTTAGAAGATGGCTCCGTAGAGCTGCTGGTTTGCTGTACA
The sequence above is drawn from the Triticum aestivum cultivar Chinese Spring chromosome 7A, IWGSC CS RefSeq v2.1, whole genome shotgun sequence genome and encodes:
- the LOC123151170 gene encoding nucleolin; translated protein: MEAADLAADGRIFKADFTDAGAYQLRERMREKLREFEGSAEDSIADYVIVLLRNGKRKDQARKELHIFLGVDDSALFISWLWDHLSLNLHLYVQTQEQEVENKDDEISKELSGRHKSPEVHTRRDQTPLEHTSESNTAIRSRNKRDWKGTGREGNRNFPLRSVLTDILHGEEKRLQKSTEIRQPPSSNQRNGRKRDREDEPQQTKRELPSRPVLGASRRLLQFAVRDAVKAVQQTSSSTEPSSKRLRSVVSTVPTDNQHGKMSERSTDSLHDRRSERATDSLHDRRSERSADKTNDKRVERKRQILQVPGAALALRAAAEAAADSSKARSTGSVFSRLGQGNAVNQPSRSREEKRGYDDFEPATTIDDHDSDQHDNDEQISGDLEIADGEDEMNVDTTSDEDADIDDEMTRYQSSDSHVVEKKYTLTKCSAEPETNKTKHSSLTYEEQPVSSAPIRASKTVAAPVNPISVEPPNFGTPKDVHVVEKPDITPMNANVGPPAINVKELGHGEVQKDSQRSATSVSSSYSTAHPTEDADSRTLYVSNVHFAATKDSLSRHFNKFGAVLKVVIVTNAATGQPTGSAYVEFLHTESAERALSLNGTSFMTRILKVVRRSSHEAAHFYGWPGSGRSSYARGRMAYPRGVLPGSSFRGRTPMKAGARSFQWKREPSGTESNAGAKPDMSVALASAEQVLPPAT